From one Pirellulales bacterium genomic stretch:
- a CDS encoding glucuronate isomerase — translation MAGRNPLVERLFSALDSLRLIDPHSHIDPHRPSASNLADILGYHYYTELAHSAGMPRAEIEDPQLGPKEKVERLVRGLGPLENTIQSSWLIEILQTFFGFQDERLTPDNWEAIYDASLASMQSPGWANRVLEQSGLEAVFLTNDFDDRLEGFDPRVYIPCLRTDELVFHLARPTVRRRLAESTGIEATNARELRAALAQRFEHFKRRGARACAISLPPDFVPEPVSDTAADATIAAVFAAGEAADAHRRRELAQFVFWTLADLCAEYRLSFDLMIGVNRAVYPGGVYQGQDLFDSRVSLIQYARLLNSFPQVTFPISVLASVTNQELVSYCWIFPNVVTSGHWWYSNIPSIIEHDLASRLEAVPQTKQIGYYSDMYKLEFGLPKFRMYKRVLAKVLAERFVIDRGWTEQRAVELGSTVLRGNVERVFFGETTAS, via the coding sequence ATGGCTGGCCGTAACCCCTTAGTCGAACGGCTGTTTTCCGCGCTCGACTCCTTGAGGCTGATCGATCCGCATTCGCACATTGATCCCCACAGGCCGAGTGCCAGCAATCTGGCAGACATCCTGGGATACCACTACTACACCGAGTTGGCCCACTCGGCTGGCATGCCGCGAGCCGAAATCGAGGATCCGCAACTGGGACCGAAAGAAAAGGTCGAGCGGCTTGTGCGGGGGCTCGGGCCGCTCGAAAACACGATTCAATCCAGTTGGCTGATCGAGATTCTGCAAACCTTTTTTGGTTTCCAAGACGAGCGGCTCACGCCCGACAACTGGGAAGCGATCTACGACGCCTCGCTGGCCTCGATGCAATCGCCGGGTTGGGCCAACCGGGTCCTCGAGCAAAGCGGCCTTGAGGCGGTGTTCCTGACCAACGACTTTGACGACCGGCTCGAGGGCTTCGATCCTCGGGTCTACATTCCGTGCTTGCGCACCGACGAGCTCGTATTCCACCTGGCCCGGCCAACCGTTCGCCGCCGCCTGGCCGAGTCGACGGGCATCGAGGCGACCAATGCCCGCGAGCTACGCGCGGCGCTGGCCCAGCGCTTCGAGCACTTCAAGCGGCGGGGTGCCCGGGCTTGTGCGATTTCGCTGCCGCCCGATTTTGTCCCGGAACCGGTGAGCGACACGGCTGCGGACGCCACGATCGCCGCCGTTTTTGCCGCCGGCGAGGCGGCCGATGCCCACCGGCGGCGCGAGCTGGCCCAGTTTGTCTTTTGGACCCTGGCCGATCTCTGCGCGGAGTATCGCTTGTCGTTCGATCTGATGATCGGGGTCAACCGCGCGGTTTACCCGGGTGGCGTCTACCAGGGACAAGACCTGTTCGACAGTCGCGTATCGCTGATCCAGTACGCGCGACTGCTCAACAGCTTTCCGCAAGTCACGTTTCCGATTTCCGTACTGGCCAGCGTGACCAACCAAGAGCTGGTTAGTTACTGCTGGATCTTCCCGAACGTGGTGACCAGCGGGCACTGGTGGTATTCGAACATTCCCAGCATTATCGAGCATGACCTGGCCAGCCGGCTCGAGGCCGTGCCGCAAACCAAGCAGATTGGTTATTACAGCGATATGTACAAGCTCGAATTTGGGCTGCCGAAGTTCCGCATGTACAAGCGCGTGCTGGCCAAGGTGCTGGCCGAACGGTTCGTGATCGACCGCGGCTGGACCGAGCAACGGGCCGTCGAACTCGGTTCGACCGTGCTGCGCGGCAACGTCGAGCGCGTATTCTTCGGCGAGACGACGGCTTCCTGA
- the pilM gene encoding type IV pilus assembly protein PilM: protein MARSNAAWGIDIGQCALKALRCRPGDESGRLVADAFDYIEYPKILSQPEADPAQLVKEALEQFLSRNNVRGDRVAISVPGQSGLARFIKLPPVEAKKIPDIVRYEARQQIPFALEDVVWDYQRMAGGSVEEGFALETEVGLFAMKREQVQRALKPLDDAGIEVDFVQLTPLALYNFAAFDQLPESPSVEDYDPDNPPPSLVMVSLGTDTTDLVVTNGFRVWQRSIPIGGNHFTKALTKELKLTFAKAEHLKRNAAAAEDPKAVFQAMRPEFNNLLTEVQRSLGYFTNLDRNAKIGRVIGLGNAMKLPGLQSYLSKNLGQEIARVDAFRVLSGAGVVDAPAFKENLLSFPVCYGLAAQALKQGRISTNLLPREIMQDRMIRDKQPWAVATAACLLLGLTISCLGYWRAWSTADLSKFQQGISEAQNVAQQSGQLVSSFKAAESEFDSTLQLGERLTQAGKNRTKWLELWKALHDALPHDADGQEPPADLSQRNELHITSVRCQKVDNLGDWYENVRQWYRVIEIEKPPAEGVAATDEAAAEGQPPGNAEEAGPKKPGRRTEMRPRMGGPGGRGKGPREVDVGPDVPGPTGAGWVIEITGFHFHNKEPRNDGALFVENTFFKSLVKNAAAAKAQATPAEGAAPAGDAPAADGEAGQQPGQANPAASLPVAAQLGFPIVIDPKQIDTKFILEREGSDANAPKTPLPRFDFVINLCWQDDSAASTGGGRRGARAKRPGGG from the coding sequence ATGGCGAGATCGAACGCCGCCTGGGGAATTGACATTGGTCAGTGCGCGCTGAAGGCGTTGCGTTGCCGCCCGGGCGATGAGTCTGGCCGGCTCGTTGCCGACGCATTCGACTACATCGAATACCCCAAGATTCTCAGCCAGCCCGAGGCCGACCCAGCCCAATTGGTCAAAGAGGCACTCGAGCAGTTCTTGTCGCGCAACAATGTGCGCGGCGACCGGGTAGCGATTTCCGTACCCGGCCAGAGCGGGTTGGCGCGGTTCATCAAGTTGCCACCGGTCGAGGCCAAGAAGATCCCGGACATCGTCCGCTACGAGGCCCGGCAGCAGATTCCCTTTGCGCTGGAAGACGTCGTTTGGGACTATCAGCGCATGGCCGGCGGCAGTGTCGAAGAGGGCTTTGCCCTGGAGACCGAGGTCGGCTTGTTCGCGATGAAGCGCGAACAGGTTCAGCGGGCGCTCAAGCCGCTCGACGACGCAGGCATTGAGGTTGATTTCGTCCAATTGACGCCGCTGGCGCTGTACAACTTCGCGGCCTTCGATCAATTGCCCGAATCGCCCAGCGTCGAGGACTACGATCCCGACAACCCGCCGCCGTCGCTGGTGATGGTTTCGCTCGGGACCGACACGACCGACCTAGTCGTGACGAACGGCTTCCGGGTCTGGCAGCGCAGCATCCCGATCGGCGGCAACCATTTCACCAAGGCGCTGACCAAAGAACTCAAGCTGACTTTCGCCAAGGCCGAGCACCTCAAACGGAACGCGGCCGCGGCCGAGGATCCGAAGGCCGTATTCCAGGCCATGCGGCCCGAGTTCAACAACCTGTTGACGGAAGTGCAGCGTTCGCTGGGCTATTTCACCAACCTGGATCGCAATGCCAAGATCGGCCGCGTGATCGGGCTGGGCAACGCGATGAAATTGCCCGGCCTGCAGAGCTACCTGTCGAAAAACCTCGGGCAGGAAATTGCCCGCGTCGATGCGTTCCGTGTGCTCTCGGGCGCCGGCGTGGTCGATGCCCCGGCGTTCAAAGAAAACCTGCTCAGCTTCCCGGTGTGCTACGGCCTGGCCGCGCAGGCACTCAAGCAGGGGCGGATCAGCACCAACCTGCTGCCGCGCGAGATCATGCAGGATCGCATGATCCGCGACAAGCAGCCGTGGGCGGTGGCCACGGCGGCGTGCCTGCTGCTCGGGCTGACCATCAGCTGTCTTGGCTATTGGCGCGCTTGGAGCACGGCCGACCTGAGCAAATTTCAGCAGGGAATCTCCGAGGCGCAAAACGTCGCGCAGCAGTCGGGCCAGCTCGTGTCGTCTTTCAAGGCGGCCGAGTCCGAATTCGATTCCACGCTGCAACTGGGCGAGCGGCTGACTCAGGCCGGGAAGAACCGCACCAAGTGGCTCGAGCTGTGGAAGGCCCTGCACGACGCGCTGCCGCACGACGCGGATGGCCAGGAACCGCCGGCCGATTTGTCCCAGCGCAACGAACTGCACATCACCAGCGTCCGCTGCCAGAAGGTGGACAACCTGGGCGACTGGTACGAGAACGTTCGCCAGTGGTATCGCGTGATCGAAATCGAGAAGCCCCCGGCGGAAGGTGTCGCCGCGACCGACGAAGCCGCGGCCGAAGGTCAACCTCCGGGCAACGCGGAAGAGGCGGGCCCCAAGAAGCCCGGGCGCAGAACCGAAATGCGGCCCAGAATGGGTGGGCCGGGCGGCCGCGGAAAGGGACCGCGAGAAGTCGACGTGGGCCCTGACGTACCGGGCCCCACGGGAGCAGGCTGGGTGATCGAAATCACCGGCTTCCACTTCCATAACAAAGAACCACGCAACGATGGAGCGTTGTTCGTCGAAAATACGTTTTTCAAGTCGCTTGTGAAGAATGCCGCGGCAGCCAAGGCGCAGGCGACTCCGGCCGAAGGCGCCGCGCCCGCAGGGGACGCCCCTGCGGCCGACGGTGAAGCCGGTCAGCAACCGGGCCAGGCGAATCCCGCTGCGTCGCTGCCGGTCGCCGCGCAGTTGGGCTTTCCGATCGTCATCGACCCCAAGCAGATTGACACGAAATTCATCCTGGAGCGCGAAGGCAGTGATGCAAACGCGCCCAAGACGCCGCTGCCGCGCTTCGACTTCGTGATCAACCTTTGCTGGCAGGACGATTCGGCAGCGTCGACCGGCGGTGGACGGCGCGGGGCCCGCGCGAAACGTCCGGGAGGTGGTTGA
- a CDS encoding DUF423 domain-containing protein yields the protein MSPRFWIIVGALAGALGVGLGAFGAHGLPPWLRQHVAAEMRSAEDSIPVEREVEKRVATYETAVRYQMYHALGIVLAGVLLACRGCRLWQAAACAMLFGILVFSGLLYALVVTGVKVLGAIVPIGGVAMIVGWVLLAAGAWSMPDLRRQ from the coding sequence TTGTCGCCACGGTTCTGGATCATCGTCGGAGCGCTCGCTGGGGCCCTGGGCGTCGGGCTCGGCGCCTTTGGTGCGCATGGGCTGCCGCCGTGGCTGCGACAACATGTCGCGGCCGAAATGCGCAGCGCCGAGGATTCGATCCCCGTCGAGCGCGAAGTGGAGAAGCGCGTCGCGACGTATGAAACGGCCGTGCGCTACCAGATGTATCACGCCCTCGGCATCGTGCTGGCCGGGGTATTGCTGGCGTGTCGCGGATGCCGGCTCTGGCAAGCTGCCGCCTGCGCCATGCTGTTCGGCATCCTGGTCTTTTCCGGTTTGCTCTATGCCCTGGTCGTGACGGGCGTCAAGGTGCTCGGCGCCATCGTGCCCATCGGTGGCGTCGCGATGATCGTCGGCTGGGTCCTTTTGGCAGCCGGCGCGTGGAGCATGCCGGATCTGCGTCGGCAATAG
- a CDS encoding PEP-CTERM sorting domain-containing protein: MTAATAPQNAVGRFLADVVAAEQRTAPGFCQHVVWFRREIAAISGFFSLQLPYATQALSSTCDPGPNQPVFLDYLDYFLDTHDDSATLGTRTVGNFHSSALPVCRPWQNPPELHTRWGAAHASAVGRPAMETDDAAAILTIATARTQMSLFRTKESLMSRNVFRGLLSAFALVALVSSANAARVDHAVTFDPGSANTYFNATLAGSGSLTLGANLNVQIQTGSILGTPISISAPLTIPNQTLPITTVPNPLNISVDPTGTMTLNLEKSLETFFGAYPNTAQSLKDAEIPQMDLSLVGPGGVGFNTNQIQVSGSASLNILGITTIDIPVLADLTAHGLLSDVLYHQVGGALVTTNGTVTTPPLYGGEPEGSIETTYNPLGLLGAVTSAGTGSANAAVNATGNVQVDLGIFGTVTQDLGTLDLLNEALSLDTLALIFNQMKLRDLEPGVYDGTPRDIRVTMQGNLDILGSTPLEFDINQSLSQPVGIDFKVPVNLGILGSVTLDGYISGTINANIDATFGLTGISYGFEDQVVSDVLVPEPSSMILASVGLVALVPLVWRRHKKS; this comes from the coding sequence TTGACCGCGGCCACGGCCCCCCAGAACGCCGTGGGGCGATTTTTAGCAGATGTCGTGGCTGCCGAGCAGCGGACGGCGCCGGGTTTTTGCCAGCACGTGGTTTGGTTCCGCCGAGAGATCGCCGCGATTTCAGGCTTTTTTTCGCTTCAGCTACCATATGCAACCCAAGCCTTATCAAGCACTTGCGACCCAGGTCCTAATCAACCGGTTTTTTTGGATTATTTGGATTATTTTCTTGACACCCACGACGATTCTGCGACACTAGGCACTCGGACTGTGGGAAATTTCCACAGTTCCGCATTGCCTGTTTGTCGGCCGTGGCAAAACCCGCCTGAGCTGCACACACGCTGGGGTGCAGCCCATGCGAGCGCGGTTGGACGACCGGCGATGGAAACAGATGATGCCGCGGCAATCCTTACGATCGCCACGGCCAGAACACAGATGAGCCTCTTTCGAACTAAGGAGTCGCTAATGAGTCGGAACGTGTTCCGTGGACTTCTATCCGCATTTGCCCTCGTCGCGCTGGTAAGCAGCGCGAACGCCGCCCGCGTCGATCACGCGGTGACTTTTGATCCGGGCAGCGCAAACACCTATTTCAATGCCACTCTGGCTGGCAGTGGTTCGCTGACGCTCGGTGCGAACCTGAACGTGCAGATCCAAACCGGATCGATCTTGGGCACGCCGATCAGCATCAGTGCCCCGCTGACGATTCCGAACCAGACGCTTCCGATCACGACCGTGCCGAATCCGCTCAATATCTCGGTTGATCCGACCGGTACGATGACGCTCAATCTGGAAAAGAGCCTCGAGACGTTCTTCGGAGCGTATCCGAATACGGCGCAGTCGCTGAAGGATGCCGAAATCCCTCAGATGGACTTGTCGCTCGTCGGTCCCGGTGGCGTCGGCTTCAACACGAACCAGATCCAGGTGTCGGGTTCGGCCAGCTTGAACATCCTCGGCATCACCACGATCGATATCCCGGTTTTGGCTGACCTGACCGCGCATGGCCTGTTGTCGGACGTGCTGTACCATCAGGTCGGTGGCGCGCTGGTGACCACGAACGGCACCGTCACGACGCCGCCGCTCTACGGTGGTGAGCCCGAAGGCAGCATCGAGACGACCTACAACCCGCTTGGTTTGTTGGGCGCCGTCACCTCGGCTGGTACCGGTTCGGCGAACGCCGCGGTGAACGCGACCGGCAACGTCCAAGTCGATCTGGGTATCTTCGGTACGGTGACCCAAGACCTGGGTACGCTGGACCTGCTCAATGAGGCGCTGTCGCTCGACACGCTCGCGTTGATCTTCAACCAGATGAAGCTTCGCGACCTGGAGCCGGGCGTCTATGACGGCACGCCGCGCGACATCCGCGTGACGATGCAAGGCAATCTCGACATCCTCGGCAGCACGCCGTTGGAATTCGACATCAACCAGTCGCTCAGCCAGCCGGTCGGCATCGACTTCAAGGTGCCGGTCAACCTGGGTATCCTGGGCAGCGTCACGCTCGATGGTTACATCTCGGGCACGATCAATGCCAACATTGATGCGACCTTCGGTTTGACGGGCATCAGCTACGGCTTTGAAGATCAGGTCGTCTCTGACGTCCTGGTTCCGGAACCGAGCAGCATGATCCTGGCGAGCGTCGGGCTCGTGGCCCTCGTGCCGCTTGTCTGGCGCCGCCACAAGAAGTCCTAG
- a CDS encoding TfoX/Sxy family protein, with protein sequence MGYRRKHTATGRAVDRVPIAKLQNLGVASSRWLAEVGIRTRGDLARVGPVLAYKLVREREPKANRTLLWCLFAALQDRCCLDVTAAEKRHLLTELERLQ encoded by the coding sequence GTGGGCTATCGGCGTAAACACACCGCGACGGGGCGAGCGGTCGACCGGGTGCCGATCGCGAAGCTCCAAAACCTAGGTGTTGCGTCGTCGCGCTGGTTGGCCGAGGTCGGGATCCGCACGCGCGGTGACCTGGCGCGCGTGGGCCCGGTGTTGGCCTACAAGCTGGTCCGCGAGCGCGAGCCGAAAGCGAACCGGACCTTGCTGTGGTGCCTGTTCGCGGCCTTGCAGGACCGCTGCTGCCTCGACGTCACCGCAGCCGAGAAGCGGCACCTGCTGACGGAGCTCGAGCGGCTGCAGTGA
- a CDS encoding HTTM domain-containing protein, giving the protein MWRWFLVLQARRSLQPDAAPAAFSAWHPARWRETLAAPVSGASLAVFRIGFGLVLCYEGLYYLGFIPFAPNGAVAFQHLGQWLGWSPAAPVGMNLIQALYTGPHVHWNIAFPGFAWVRPLPEPAMTLVFVGMTLAALLVALGWSYRPAVVCLFFSFAYVNLIELCVYLNHFYLACLLLFLLCWMPADRCFSVRAWLERDPTGKRPLEQQWVPFWCVFLLRAQMFILYFYAGIAKTNPDWLSGEPPRTWLHQSNAAHYLERFFGLGTMQSIRAFLAQEGVCWLMTIGGLALDLSIGFFLVWRRTRIAAFLLLMGFHGTNFCLFNIGAFPVFAILATTIFFDPDWPLRVGRWLRRPRIKHPDWPWLLAGTIVLPGFGTLAGWRLEPSPAPTTATRRLGWLGLALIGVWFAYQTIVPLRHFWIPGYVCWTEEGSLASWHMMLRHKVSGPFAMEIVDPGLEPQPGPAGPRLLLPRPASSPLPRVYRDVDADNVPWAELPEFVLTYEPLVGERILYNPLSSAARGTATPAQVQEYWQRTSGRTAQVTETFPFATLLRTHKTGLKSRLQSGTATGASRQATLRALLNLNVLEQLVARAEKLESGSTEHEEIVQDIQRHLQLQIEAEQDDVAFASLLAKLAPFSLQGARNERSPWLAIYDAGMLVTPPKQGNVLFTLARERWQGYEAILIDVERLTDLHMLALPPVITLVDFHGRPALFWNQARDLHALQSVCVRTNPPALHRYVQRVAAIWEAQYGRRPQIHVTSWVKLNARAMAPLVDPQVDLAAAPLHIFRHNDWIEPPAPLPGQAAPADNRSAPGAIRGLWTQWAPR; this is encoded by the coding sequence GTGTGGCGATGGTTTCTCGTGTTGCAGGCACGCCGTTCGCTTCAACCCGATGCTGCCCCCGCCGCGTTCAGCGCCTGGCATCCTGCGCGATGGCGCGAAACGCTGGCCGCGCCGGTCAGTGGCGCATCGCTCGCCGTGTTTCGCATCGGCTTCGGGCTCGTGTTGTGCTACGAGGGCCTGTACTACCTGGGCTTCATTCCGTTCGCGCCCAACGGGGCGGTTGCTTTTCAGCACCTGGGCCAATGGCTCGGCTGGTCGCCGGCGGCGCCGGTCGGCATGAATTTGATTCAGGCCCTGTACACCGGACCACACGTCCATTGGAACATCGCCTTTCCAGGGTTTGCCTGGGTGAGGCCGCTGCCCGAACCGGCGATGACGCTGGTGTTCGTCGGGATGACGCTAGCGGCGCTGCTCGTGGCGCTGGGCTGGAGCTATCGACCGGCCGTCGTTTGCCTGTTCTTCAGTTTTGCTTACGTCAACCTGATCGAGCTGTGCGTCTACCTGAATCACTTCTACCTGGCGTGCCTGCTGTTGTTCTTGCTGTGTTGGATGCCGGCCGATCGCTGTTTTTCCGTGCGTGCCTGGCTGGAGCGCGACCCAACCGGCAAACGCCCCCTCGAGCAGCAGTGGGTTCCGTTTTGGTGCGTGTTCTTGCTCCGGGCACAGATGTTCATCCTGTATTTCTACGCCGGCATCGCCAAGACGAACCCGGATTGGCTGAGCGGCGAGCCGCCCCGGACCTGGCTACACCAATCGAACGCGGCGCACTATCTCGAGCGATTCTTCGGGCTTGGCACGATGCAGTCGATTCGTGCCTTCTTGGCCCAAGAGGGCGTGTGCTGGTTGATGACCATCGGCGGCCTGGCGCTCGACTTGTCGATTGGATTCTTCCTCGTGTGGCGCCGCACGCGGATTGCCGCGTTTCTGCTGCTGATGGGCTTTCATGGGACGAATTTCTGCCTGTTCAACATTGGCGCGTTTCCCGTATTCGCGATCTTGGCGACGACCATATTCTTCGACCCCGATTGGCCGCTTCGCGTCGGCCGGTGGTTGCGGCGGCCGAGGATCAAGCATCCCGACTGGCCCTGGCTGTTGGCGGGCACGATCGTGTTGCCGGGATTCGGCACGCTCGCCGGCTGGCGGCTCGAGCCAAGCCCCGCTCCGACGACTGCGACGCGCCGCCTGGGTTGGTTGGGGCTGGCGCTGATCGGCGTTTGGTTCGCCTACCAGACGATCGTGCCGCTGCGGCATTTCTGGATTCCTGGCTACGTCTGCTGGACCGAAGAAGGTTCGCTCGCCAGCTGGCACATGATGCTCCGGCACAAGGTCAGCGGACCGTTTGCCATGGAGATCGTCGATCCCGGACTCGAACCGCAACCTGGCCCCGCGGGCCCACGGCTGCTGCTACCGCGCCCAGCGAGCTCGCCATTGCCCCGGGTCTATCGCGACGTCGATGCCGACAACGTGCCTTGGGCAGAACTGCCCGAATTTGTCCTGACCTACGAGCCGCTCGTGGGAGAGCGGATTCTTTACAACCCGCTCTCGTCGGCCGCACGCGGCACCGCAACGCCGGCCCAGGTTCAGGAGTATTGGCAGCGCACCTCGGGCCGCACGGCACAGGTCACCGAGACCTTCCCGTTTGCGACCTTGTTGCGGACTCACAAGACCGGGCTGAAATCGCGCCTGCAATCCGGCACCGCAACGGGCGCATCGCGCCAGGCGACGCTCCGCGCGCTGCTGAATCTGAATGTGCTCGAGCAACTCGTGGCGCGGGCGGAGAAACTCGAATCAGGCAGCACCGAGCACGAAGAAATCGTTCAAGACATTCAACGGCATCTGCAATTGCAAATCGAGGCCGAGCAAGACGACGTGGCATTTGCGTCGCTGCTGGCCAAGCTGGCTCCTTTTTCGCTGCAAGGCGCGCGCAACGAGCGATCGCCCTGGCTGGCCATCTACGACGCCGGAATGCTCGTGACGCCTCCCAAACAGGGCAACGTGCTGTTTACCTTGGCGCGCGAGCGCTGGCAGGGCTACGAAGCCATCCTGATCGACGTCGAACGTCTGACCGATCTGCACATGCTCGCCTTGCCGCCGGTGATCACGCTGGTCGATTTCCACGGGCGCCCCGCGCTGTTCTGGAACCAGGCGCGTGACCTGCACGCTCTGCAGTCGGTCTGCGTGCGCACCAATCCACCGGCGTTGCACCGCTATGTGCAACGCGTGGCGGCGATTTGGGAGGCGCAGTACGGCCGCCGGCCACAGATCCACGTGACAAGCTGGGTCAAATTGAACGCACGAGCGATGGCGCCCCTGGTCGACCCGCAGGTCGATCTCGCGGCGGCGCCGTTGCATATCTTCCGGCATAACGATTGGATCGAGCCGCCCGCGCCGCTGCCGGGGCAAGCTGCGCCGGCCGACAACCGCTCTGCGCCTGGAGCCATTCGCGGATTGTGGACGCAGTGGGCGCCACGCTGA
- a CDS encoding sigma-70 family RNA polymerase sigma factor — protein MVVLNEYAITPEQELLCAQVEAARLGDGAAFGALVERFERAVYATALRRLRSESDAQELVQEVFIQALRKIGQLREPERFAGWLRSITVRMAINRSVRQRRAFSAEPETLEANCVERETPLAQLLARERQSQVRAGLRKLKRLDRETLVAFYVNGQSLVEMSDRFDAPVGTIKRRLHVARKRLAEQLEHLLPA, from the coding sequence ATGGTCGTCTTGAATGAATATGCAATCACCCCCGAGCAGGAGTTGCTCTGCGCCCAGGTCGAAGCGGCCCGGCTCGGCGACGGCGCTGCCTTCGGGGCCCTCGTCGAGCGGTTCGAGCGGGCCGTTTACGCAACCGCCTTGCGGCGCCTGCGGAGCGAAAGCGATGCGCAGGAACTGGTCCAGGAGGTGTTCATCCAGGCCCTGCGCAAGATCGGTCAGCTCCGCGAGCCCGAACGGTTCGCCGGCTGGTTGCGATCGATCACCGTGCGGATGGCGATCAACCGCAGCGTGCGGCAGCGCCGGGCCTTCTCGGCCGAGCCCGAGACGCTCGAGGCCAATTGCGTCGAGCGCGAGACTCCCTTGGCGCAATTGCTCGCGCGTGAGCGGCAGTCGCAGGTTCGCGCCGGGCTGCGCAAGCTCAAGCGGCTCGACCGGGAGACGCTCGTGGCGTTCTACGTCAACGGGCAGTCGCTGGTCGAGATGAGCGATCGTTTCGACGCCCCCGTCGGTACGATCAAGCGGCGTCTGCACGTGGCCCGGAAGCGGCTGGCCGAGCAGCTCGAGCACTTGCTGCCGGCCTGA